Genomic window (Enoplosus armatus isolate fEnoArm2 chromosome 22, fEnoArm2.hap1, whole genome shotgun sequence):
AACAAACACCAGTGTCCTACAGCTAAGAGAGGGTCAGTcttaaaacaaccaaaatacaatacaacacgGGGCTGGAGACTGTACACTGGTTTCCTCCATATTAATATTCCTGATAATTTTACGGAGGAGACAGTCTAAAGAGTtgtatgaaaaaacaaaatggttcTGATGTCTGTGTCATGCAGCGGATGAATCCGAACTCCTGACTGTTCCTGATGGATGGAAAGAGCCTGGGTTCACCAAAGACGACAACCCCCGCGGTCTGCTGGAGGAGAGCAGCTTCGCCACCCTCTTCCCCAAATACAGAGAAGCCTACCTGAAAGAGTGCTGGCCGCTTGTGGAGAAGGCCTTAGGAGAGGCAGTAAGTTCACTGATTCAGCACAAGCCTTTTCCTGAAACAAAAAGTGCTGAAAACATCCCTTCAGTCATCTACAAAATATCAAATTGATGTCTTCGAATGGctaattttgttttgtcaacagagaccaaaacagtGTTCAGTTTGGCAACTGATTGGACTAAAATGTATATTAGGTTTAGTTACATTTTAGCTGTtagattttcattcattttagtcctgttttattccacaaaaaaataaagatctttgttgctgctgcttgtcTTACTTTCAGTGGGACTGTGGACGCGTTTAGTCCATATAGGTTAGTTTTTCCTTCCAACTACCtgtaacataaacaaacattgcaAAGTCATTACGTTACTGAAATGTCAGATGCTGCTTAGTGTTGCAAAATTGCTAAATTACCTTCTGAAGACATATTTTTGGGTGATGGAGGATACGTTTTACCAGTGAAGAGTGTACAATTTAACTAATTCCACAAATGCATGCAGGTCTTTCACAtcgctgttttgtttttattcattgatAACAATTTCAAGACATTTTGTCATAGTTAACACTCGTATCCAAACATTCCAGATATTCTATTTATGATGatttgaaacagaaaagcaaacaaatccTTACCATTTAGTTAATCTAATCATTTATACTTTCAGCGATACTAATATTGTTGCTGCATAATAGTGCATGTGAGATGAAGGAAGATATTTGTTGTAATCAAAGTATCATCGTAGGTTACGCATTGAAACTAACACTTAAAagtaatatgtatttttaagcACATGAGCTTGAACCTGGCTGCATTACATGGCTATCTTTTAAGGCTGAATTGCAGACCTGTACTGTGCAGTTTAGTTCCTTAATCTTGTGTAACATGTATTTCTGTTCTTCTCAGCATGTCAAGGCCTCCCTGGACCTGATCGAGGGAAGCGTCACGGTTTGCACCACTAAGAAAACCTTTGACCCATATGCCATTGTGAGAGCCAGAGATCTCATCAAGCTGCTCGCCAGGAGTGTCCCATTCGAACAGGTAATGATCACTGTGCTCACACACAGGACACTGCTGTCATGTAGGGTTGTTGTCTGTTGGTTACTGTCACCATATATGTTACCGTATGTAGATTTTATTGATGACAGCAGTTGCAAACACAGGAGTGATACTGATTTCTGATCTTTTTGCTTCTCTGTTcatactgtttttcttttgtttccaggCTGTGCGGATATTACAGGATGACATAGCGTGTGACATCATCAAAATCGGGACCCTGGTGAGGAACAGAGAGCGGTTTGTGAAGCGAAGACAGCGGCTGATTGGCCCCAAGGGCTCCACCCTAAAGGTCAGTTCCACACCCAAATCCGCATCTCATACCTGCTGGGAGGCAGCAGAGATActgctttcttttcattgttgattgTTAAAAATGTAGACTGTTACCTCAGGTAACTTACTTCCATAACAAGATTCCCAAGTGAATTGAGAAAGATGGCGATGTGCACTTACATAATTATAAAGTATGAGAACATTTCCACCTGATACCATGTAGTAATGTAATACAATTAAAGGCTAATTTAATGAATACCATTCGCCAATCACATCACATTGTGGCTCAAACAGgcaccccaaaatattcaacataGCATGTAATCTAATTTGTATACGGTTTGGAATTGGTGCATTGTTGCTGGACATGGTAAAGAAGGCTGTACTGCTGAAAAACCTTCATAGTAACTCACTGCTGATGTAAAAGTTGAGCATGCTGACTGTAGGAAATTGTTTTTGAGAGTAAAGTCAGAATATTTTGAGAATTGTTCTTTCCCTAATACTCAGTTGTAAACTGCAGACCAGTGTAATATGAGGAGTAAAAGGTCTGAAGTGAGTTACATTGAGCTACAGTGGGAACAAAGCTTCAGACTGTTGAGCTTACTGAGTATTCTCCCTGGACAGTGTCTGTGGTCGCTAAGGTGCATTTAGGGATACATGTCACTAGGTGGCAGCATGTCATGAGTTAAATGCTTTGCTGTCCTGTTCCCTTTTCTCCAGGCATTAGAGTTGTTGACCAACTGCTATGTGATGGTGCAGGGCAACACGGTGTCTGCCCTGGGGCCCTACAACGGCCTGAAGGAGGTAAGAACGTCATAGGAGTCTAGTGGTAAATATAAAGGGTGGAGAAACGGACCCCCCCAGCAGGTGATCGTGAGGAGGCAAGATCCACTGGTGTAAACACAATTCACTGTGTGATACAACAACAAATTCACTTTTATTCATTCTCAAAAAAATTCTGCCTAGGAATATGTGTCTACACTGAGCACATGCGTGCTAACCCTCCACGACATACCAACATAAAGAACACCTGGCATCTGAAATGTGAGCTCTGTGTATACGGTGTGTGTTCCCCGCTGCCTGTGTTGAGGTGCAACACAAACCGGTTTGTGATAATGACGCCAGTTTGGGAATCTGGGTGGTTGCAGCAGCAAATGGTAGTATCCAGCAAACaaagggagaagaaagagcTTTAGCTAACAAGAGTGCCCCTGCTGCTTCACTTTGACACCCAGTAATTATCCAAGCTCACAAACCGGCCTAGCTTGTAAGCCAGTTTAGTCCTtctttacagcagcagcctctaGTTGGTTGATTCAGAGTAATTTTGGTATTGTTGTTGCTCTAGCTAACAGGAGCTACCTGGCTACATTTGGTAGCAGTTGTTTAGCCTAAGAGAGGCAGTGGGGTACGTGATGGACTGACAACACCACTGTtgtgaaaagtgacattttgaaataaaatatcttATTATGAAATGTGGCATTATGATGTTATTTAACTTGACTTGAAATAAAAGTGTCATTGGGAAAAATGccagtttgaattaaaaaaggcttttgaaaaagggcattttgaaataatatggTCTCTACCGAAACAAAAATGATATCCAAATTCAgttataattaaaatgtgtgatgaaGTAACATTTATAGTGAATTGAGATTTAATGAAAGTACAttcttaatgtatttttttaaatgatcaaatctTAATTACGCCTGAATACTCAAATCAGagtaacattttacacaaatacacagaatgtagaagcattttatttttatttttctctgttcagGTACGCAAAGTAGTGATGGACACGATGAAGAACATTCACCCCATCTACAACATCAAGGTACgttcaaactgcagacagaaacctggctggTGAGGCAGCTTTCTGCCAGGCCACAGCTCAAAAGCGATAGTTCTAGATGGATCAAAATGTTTGGGACAGACTGCACTCATGCCCAATGACGATGTTTTCCATCCTTGTTCTTGATCTCCTGACTGAAATCCATCTCTCTGGGTTTGTACGCCAAGGCTGGCTCAGCCTGGAGCTGAGGGCATGAGAGACTAACAGATGCTCTGCAgcagtctttctgtttttaaagcagAGCTTTCAGGACTACCTAGTACCCGTCACGCTGGTCAATACTGATACATTAGGCAATGAAGTGCACTGGGGATTGTTGTGGCAGCTACTAGCAATATACAACCAAATCTCCGAACCAGTGGCGCaagttgagttgcattgtgggtaatgtaggtgcaaggttttgacaaggaataGTAATGCATGGAATAAGAAAGATGATATTTCTGGTTTtggtccatttttttttattgatttccaTTGTGAGTGCCAATGTTACATGAGTGTGATTCTAAATAGGTGGAGTACCCTACTGCAACTACTGTCGATCTGGTGAAGTTACTAAACATGTATTATCCATGAGCTGTCGACAGCGCCCACTTGTGGTTTTAGCGGTTGACTATACGATTAGTTGAGTAGTTTGTGAAACCCTTGGTATCAAACATGTTTCGTGATCAGTATTTGGACTCAACAAACTAGTTTCTATTAATTTGCCACTGGGATGCTAGCACAATTGAGCGGGTGAGCCTTGAAGCAACAGTTGCCCcgctggctgtctgtctgtctttatcctGGCAGTTTGTAAGACTGGGATTCACACAGGGCAGATGGCGAGTCAATACCAAAGTATCACATTTCTATTACTTTTACTCCACCCTCCCCCTACCACACCGTTCCAAATCTGATGGCTGCAACCGTTAGACATTGATGATCAAACGGGAGCTGTCCAAAGACCCCGACCTGCGGATGCAGAGCTGGGAACGCTTCCTGCCCAAGTTCCGCCACAAGAACCTGGCCAAGCGCCGGGAGCCCAAGAAGAAGAGCGTGAAGAAGGAGTACACGCCGTTCCCTCCATCACAGCCAGAGAGCAAGGTCAGAAGTTAGCTTGAAAACGCATATTTTAACATTCACAGTTGAACAACTTTCTCTGTCTCGTCTATGGAGAACACAGTAACATTCGTTTCCTTGCTTCAAGAGCTAAAGATGACACGTGGTGCTTCACATATatgcatttttacacattttatacatttttctatATTATGAAAAGCTACGCTAAAAGCAGGCATTTTAAAGGCCATTCTGATAAAAAGATTAGAAGGACCAATTTGCATATTGAGACTGTTTATTTTAACGTTGATTTTAACTCTGTGGGTCATCTTTGTAGGTTGACTTGGAACTGGCCACAGGAGAATTCTTCCTGCgtgaaagtgtgaaaaagaggaagaagatggaaGCGATCAAGGTGAGCACTGGATTCATCACCTGCTGGGCTG
Coding sequences:
- the krr1 gene encoding KRR1 small subunit processome component homolog: MASSATGDGVSEAQTGKKSKKTKNQADESELLTVPDGWKEPGFTKDDNPRGLLEESSFATLFPKYREAYLKECWPLVEKALGEAHVKASLDLIEGSVTVCTTKKTFDPYAIVRARDLIKLLARSVPFEQAVRILQDDIACDIIKIGTLVRNRERFVKRRQRLIGPKGSTLKALELLTNCYVMVQGNTVSALGPYNGLKEVRKVVMDTMKNIHPIYNIKTLMIKRELSKDPDLRMQSWERFLPKFRHKNLAKRREPKKKSVKKEYTPFPPSQPESKVDLELATGEFFLRESVKKRKKMEAIKVKQTEALTKKQEERNKAFIPPKEKPLMKKTTKAPTEGKLDIEAIKEKVKKAKSKRLGAPPANPAPPPSSTTDKKKKNKTKNKG